The proteins below come from a single Drosophila kikkawai strain 14028-0561.14 chromosome 3R, DkikHiC1v2, whole genome shotgun sequence genomic window:
- the LOC108075427 gene encoding casein kinase I: MADADKGLAKDKGHCQGRPHCHPHTSKQQHDRKEQPAPESSAAATKPQPTRNHQQRQRRNGRPGSTRYVAAPSATQPLPNIVVAGKYRLLSRIGQGSFGELYRAEGLKYGELVAVKLERAAVKHPLLAREARIYGILQGGVGIPHMRHYGTEGEFNVMVLDLLGPTLEDMLNLCSRTFSMKTILMLADQILIRVEYLHLKCFVHRDIKPDNFLMGRGRHTTQVFMIDFGLAKKYFSQSSQLHIEYTENKELVGTARYASVRAHYAEQGRRDDLESVGYLLLYFRRGRLPWQGIRAASEVQKYERIAECKASVPIDVLCSGLPMEFFLYLKYCRNLPFEQKPDYVFLRQLFKTVFRNQYKRFDFQYDWDLKRQKQAQYPKQDDSRGQRAREGHRNEETDRDLNRKVDKGRRETGKRNPERDREREKERNLATDRYGHRPREMGRAGYTHRERGHDRDRDRARDRHRERCPKDKTHNCSHSSCSFHRQQQRLRDQQLGLATERSRHVREEPQSSHRQPPPGL; the protein is encoded by the coding sequence ATGGCAGATGCGGACAAGGGCCTTGCCAAGGACAAGGGGCATTGCCAAGGTCGTCCACACTGCCATCCACATACCTCCAAGCAACAACATGACCGCAAAGAGCAACCAGCACCAGAGTCTTCGGCTGCAGCCACCAAGCCACAGCCCACCAGGAACCACCAGCAACGCCAGCGTCGGAACGGTCGGCCAGGGTCCACTCGATATGTGGCGGCTCCGTCGGCCACACAGCCACTGCCGAACATTGTGGTTGCGGGAAAGTACCGCCTGCTGAGTCGCATTGGCCAGGGCTCCTTCGGCGAACTGTACCGCGCCGAGGGCCTCAAGTACGGCGAGCTGGTGGCCGTCAAGCTGGAGAGGGCCGCGGTGAAGCACCCGCTGCTGGCGCGCGAAGCCAGGATCTACGGCATCCTGCAGGGCGGAGTGGGCATACCCCACATGCGGCACTACGGCACCGAGGGCGAGTTCAATGTCATGGTGCTCGATCTGCTGGGGCCCACGCTGGAGGACATGCTCAATTTGTGCTCCCGGACCTTCAGCATGAAGACCATCTTGATGCTGGCTGATCAGATCCTGATCCGCGTGGAGTATCTGCACCTGAAGTGTTTCGTTCATCGCGACATCAAGCCGGATAACTTCCTGATGGGCCGGGGCCGCCATACTACCCAGGTCTTTATGATAGACTTTGGCCTGGCCAAGAAGTATTTCAGTCAGAGCTCTCAGCTGCACATCGAGTATACCGAGAACAAGGAGCTGGTGGGCACGGCCCGCTATGCTAGCGTTCGGGCCCACTACGCCGAGCAGGGTCGTCGAGACGATCTAGAATCCGTGGGCTACCTGCTGCTCTACTTCCGACGCGGTCGCCTTCCCTGGCAAGGCATCCGGGCGGCGTCTGAGGTCCAGAAGTACGAACGGATCGCCGAGTGCAAGGCCTCCGTTCCGATTGATGTTCTCTGCTCCGGCCTGCCCATGGAGTTCTTTCTGTACCTGAAGTACTGCCGGAATCTGCCCTTCGAGCAGAAGCCCGACTATGTCTTCCTCCGTCAGCTGTTCAAGACTGTCTTTCGGAATCAGTACAAGAGGTTCGATTTCCAATACGACTGGGACCTGAAGCGCCAAAAGCAGGCTCAATACCCGAAACAGGACGATTCCCGGGGTCAGAGGGCTAGGGAGGGGCATCGCAATGAAGAAACAGATCGAGATTTGAACCGGAAAGTGGACAAGGGCAGGAGAGAGACAGGGAAAAGAAACCCAGAGCGGGATCGCGAGCGGGAGAAAGAGCGGAATCTGGCCACCGATCGCTATGGGCACAGGCCCAGAGAGATGGGACGCGCAGGCTACACCCACAGAGAGCGGGGCCATGACAGAGATCGAGATCGAGCACGGGATCGACATAGGGAGCGATGTCCTAAGGACAAGACCCATAACTGTTCGCACAGTTCCTGTTCCTTTCATCGTCAACAGCAGCGCCTACGCGACCAACAACTGGGACTGGCGACGGAGCGCAGCAGGCATGTCCGGGAGGAGCCGCAGTCCTCCCATCGGCAGCCGCCGCCTGGCCTTTAA
- the Orco gene encoding odorant receptor coreceptor yields the protein MTTSMQPSKYTGLVADLMPNIRAMKYSGLFMHNFTGGSAFVKKVYSSVHLVLLLIQFAFILVNMAMNAEEVNELSGNTITTLFFTHCITKFIYLAVNQKNFYRTLNIWNQVNTHPLFAESDARYHSIALAKMRKLFFLVMLTTVASATAWTTITFFGDSVKMVVDHETNSSIPVEIPRLPIKSFYPWNASHGMFYVISFAFQIYYVLFSMIHSNLCDVMFCSWLIFACEQLQHLKGIMKPLMELSASLDTYRPNSAALFRSLSANSKSELIRNEEKDPGADMDMSGIYSSKADWGAQFRAPSTLQNFGGNGGGGNGVGVNGANPNGLTKKQEMMVRSAIKYWVERHKHVVRLVAAIGDTYGAALLLHMLTSTIKLTLLAYQATKIGGVNVYAFTVVGYLGYALAQVFHFCIFGNRLIEESSSVMEAAYSCHWYDGSEEAKTFVQIVCQQCQKAMSISGAKFFTVSLDLFASVLGAVVTYFMVLVQLK from the exons ATGACAACGTCAATGCAGCCCAGCAAGTATACGGGCCTGGTGGCCGATCTGATGCCCAACATACGGGCCATGAAGTACTCCGGCCTGTTCATGCACAACTTCACGGGCGGCAGTGCATTCGTAAAGAAGGTGTACTCCTCGGTGCACCTGGTGCTGCTCCTGATCCAGTTCGCCTTTATCCTGGTCAACATGGCCATGAATGCCGAGGAGGTCAACGAGCTGTCGGGTAACACGATAACCACTTTGTTCTTCACCCATTGCATCACCAAGTTCATTTACTTGGCCGTCAACCAGAAGAACTTCTACAG AACCCTGAATATCTGGAACCAGGTGAACACGCATCCCTTGTTTGCCGAATCGGATGCCCGCTACCATTCGATTGCCCTGGCCAAGATGCGAAAGCTCTTCTTCCTGGTGATGCTGACCACTGTAGCCTCGGCCACCGCCTGGACCACGATCACCTTCTTCGGGGACAGCGTTAAAATGGTGGTGGATCATGAGACAAACTCTAGCATTCCGGTGGAAATTCCGCGGCTGCCGATCAAGTCGTTCTATCCGTGGAACGCCAGCCATGGCATGTTCTACGTGATCAGTTTCGCCTTTCAGATCTACTACGTCCTCTTCTCGATGATCCACTCGAATCTCTGCGACGTGATGTTCTGCTCCTGGCTGATCTTCGCCTgcgagcagctgcagcatttGAAGGGCATCATGAAGCCTCTGATGGAGTTATCCGCCTCGCTGGACACCTACAGGCCGAATTCAGCAGCTCTTTTCAGATCCTTGTCGGCCAACTCGAAATCGGAACTAATACGGAATGAag AAAAGGATCCTGGCGCCGACATGGACATGTCGGGCATCTACAGCTCAAAAGCGGATTGGGGTGCCCAATTTCGTGCGCCCTCCACGCTGCAGAACTTTGGCGGAAACGGAGGCGGTGGCAACGGCGTTGGCGTCAACGGGGCTAATCCCAATGGCCTGACCAAGAAACAGGAGATGATGGTGCGCAGCGCCATCAAGTACTGGGTGGAGCGGCACAAGCACGTGGTGCG CCTGGTGGCGGCCATTGGCGATACCTACGGAGCAGCACTCCTGCTGCACATGTTGACCTCCACCATCAAGCTGACCCTGCTAGCCTACCAGGCCACCAAGATTGGAGGGGTGAATGTCTACGCCTTCACGGTTGTGGGATACCTGGGCTATGCCCTGGCCCAGGTGTTCCACTTTTGCATCTTTGGCAATCGCCTGATTGAGGAG AGCTCATCTGTCATGGAGGCCGCCTACTCGTGCCACTGGTACGATGGCTCCGAGGAGGCCAAGACCTTCGTCCAGATCGTGTGCCAGCAGTGCCAGAAGGCAATGAGCATATCGGGTGCCAAGTTCTTCACCGTCTCCCTGGATTTGTTTGCCTCG GTTCTCGGTGCGGTTGTCACCTACTTCATGGTGCTGGTGCAGCTCAAGTGA
- the LOC108075401 gene encoding alpha-tocopherol transfer protein-like, with protein sequence MMMLHPTPDQRVSIREELREPEDPADIERDIKLIREWLETQPHLPKDMDDMRLTTFLRGCKFSLEKVKKKLDMYYTMRNAVPEFFSNRDINREELNIVLDYVHCPTLPGITPNGRRITFIRGIDCDFQPHHILDAMKVALMIGDVRLAEESVGIAGDIFILDAAVASASHFAKFSPTVVKKFLIAVQEAYPVKVKEVHVINISPLVDTIFNFVKPFVKEKIRSRITFHNDVESLYKVVPRDLLPNEYGGKAGGIVELNQWWKQKLADNTKWFKEQEDKKANESLRPGGVKTSDDLFGMEGTFRQLNID encoded by the exons ATGATGATGCTACACCCCACACCCGATCAGCGCGTGAGCATCCGCGAGGAGCTCCGCGAGCCTGAGGATCCCGCAGACATTGAGCGCGACATCAAGCTGATTCGCGAGTGGCTGGAGACGCAGCCGCACCTTCCCAAGGACATGGACGATATGCGCCTCACGACCTTCCTGCGCGGCTGCAAGTTCAGCCTGGAGAAGGTCAAGAAGAAGTTGGACATGTACTACACCATGCGCAACGCCGTTCCGGAGTTCTTCTCCAACCGGGATATTAATCGCGAGGAGCTCAACATCGTGCTGGATTATGT GCACTGCCCCACTCTGCCGGGCATTACTCCCAATGGCCGCCGCATCACGTTCATCCGGGGCATCGACTGCGACTTCCAGCCGCACCACATTCTGGACGCCATGAAAGTGGCTCTGATGATCGGCGACGTTCGCCTGGCTGAGGAGAGCGTGGGCATTGCCGGCGACATCTTCATTCTGGACGCAGCGGTGGCCAGTGCCTCCCACTTTGCCAAATTCTCACCGACCGTGGTGAAGAAGTTTCTGATTGCCGTGCAGGAGGCGTATCCGGTGAAGGTGAAGGAGGTGCATGTGATCAACATCTCGCCGCTGGTGGACACCATCTTCAACTTTGTGAAGCCGTTCGTTAAGGAGAAGATCCGCAGTCGCATCACCTTCCACAACGACGTGGAGAGTCTCTACAAGGTGGTGCCGCGTGACCTTCTGCCCAACGAGTATGGCGGCAAGGCCGGTGGCATTGTGGAGCTGAACCAGTGGTGGAAGCAGAAGCTGGCCGACAACACCAAGTGGTTCAAGGAGCAGGAGGACAAGAAGGCCAACGAGTCCCTGCGCCCCGGCGGTGTGAAGACCAGCGACGATCTGTTCGGCATGGAGGGCACGTTCCGTCAGCTGAACATCGACTAG
- the Or83a gene encoding odorant receptor 83a, with translation MENKDKDKAKRRDLFVFVRQTMCIAAMYPFGYYLKGSGFLAYVVRVLDVLYELFNYFVSVHIAGLFICTIYINYGQGDLDFFVNCLIQTIIYIWTIAMKLYFRRLRPRLLDDILASINDKYEPRSAVGFSYVTMAEAYRISKLWIKTYVYCCYIGTIFWLALPIVYRDKSLPLACWYPFDYTQPIVYEVVFFLQAMGQIQVAASFASSSGLHMVLCVLISGQYDVLFCSLKNVLATTYVLMGANMAELRTLQAEQSVSDEEPSQYAYSLEEQTPLQDLLHHTPQTGYPGDFRKAFRQSFVHCVQHHRYIVAALKQMERFYSPIWFVKIGEVTFLMCLVAFVSTKSTTANSFMRMVSLGQYLLLVLYELFIICYFADIVYQNSQRCGEALWRSPWQRHLKEVRSDFLFFTLNSRRQFQLTAGKITNLNVERFRGTITTAFSFLTLLQKMDARG, from the exons ATGGAAAATAAGGATAAAGACAAAGCTAAGCGTCGGGatctgtttgtgtttgttcGCCAGACAATGTGCATTGCCGCCATGTATCCTTTTGGCTATTACCTCAAAGGCTCTGGCTTTCTGGCTTATGTGGTCCGAGTCCTGGATGTGCTCTACGAACTCTTCAACTACTTTGTTTCAGTGCATATAGCTGGATTGTTCATCTGCACCATCTATATAAACTATGGACAAGGGGACTTGGACTTCTTCGTAAACTGCCTGATACAGACGATCATCTATATCTGGACCATTGCCATGAAGCTGTACTTTCGAAGGCTCAGGCCCAGGTTGTTGGACGACATCTTGGCCTCGATTAATGACAAGTATGAGCCGCGCTCCGCTGTCGGATTCAGCTATGTGACCATGGCGGAGGCATATCGGATATCCAAGCTGTGGATCAAGACCTATGTGTACTGCTGCTATATAGGAACCATCTTCTGGCTGGCTCTTCCCATTGTTTATAGGGACAAGAGCTTGCCGCTGGCCTGTTGGTATCCCTTTGATTACACG CAACCCATTGTTTATGAGGTTGTGTTCTTCTTGCAGGCAATGGGTCAGATCCAGGTGGCGGCTTCTTTTGCCTCCTCAAGTGGCCTTCATATGGTGCTGTGTGTCCTAATATCGGGGCAATACGACGTTCTCTTTTGCAGTCTGAAAAATGTATTGGCCACTACTTACGTACTAATGGGAGCTAATATGGCCGAACTGAG GACACTACAGGCTGAGCAGTCTGTGTCCGATGAGGAACCCAGTCAATATGCTTACTCCTTGGAGGAGCAGACACCTCTGCAGGACCTGCTCCACCACACACCTCAAACGGGATACCCTGGCGATTTTCGGAAGGCCTTTCGCCAGTCCTTTGTGCACTGCGTTCAGCACCATCGTTATATAGTGGCCGCCTTGAAACAAATGGAGCGCTTTTACAGTCCAATTTGGTTTGTGAAGATCGGAGAGGTAACCTTTCTCATGTGCCTCGTGGCTTTCGTTTCGACAAAAAGTACCACTGCCAACTCGTTCATGCGAATGGTGTCTTTGGGCCAGTAtttgctgctggtgctgtatgaactatttattatttgctatTTCGCCGACATTGTGTACCAAAACAGCCAGCGATGTGGCGAGGCCCTGTGGCGAAGTCCCTGGCAGCGGCATCTGAAGGAGGTCCGGAGcgatttcctcttttttaCGCTAAACTCACGGAGGCAGTTCCAGTTGACTGCTGGGAAAATAACCAACTTGAATGTGGAACGGTTCCGGGGG ACTATCACAACTGCCTTCTCCTTTCTCACCTTGTTGCAAAAAATGGACGCTCGAGGTTAG